One part of the Eucalyptus grandis isolate ANBG69807.140 chromosome 10, ASM1654582v1, whole genome shotgun sequence genome encodes these proteins:
- the LOC104421579 gene encoding ADP-ribosylation factor GTPase-activating protein AGD4 isoform X1: MAAFTKLEDSPMFHKQIFSLEQMAEELKERCQHLYRGSTKFVASLGEACNADTTFADSLEAFGGGQDDPVSVSIGGPVISKFISAFHELASYKELLRSQVEHVLVDRLTHFINVDMQEAKESRRRFDKAGYSYDQAREKFVSLKRSTRGDIVAELEEDLHNSKSAFERSRFNLVSALMNIEAKKKYEFLESISAIMDVHLRYFKQGYELLSQLEPFIHQVLTYAQQSKEMANVEQDRLAKRIQEFRTQAELDSLRASSGIEPPDVSTNATGANSYRDIETITTSTRGGEVQTIKQGYLLKRSSSLRGDWKRRFFVLDNLGTLYYYRNKSSKSVGTQSHHSSLSAEHNSSVFSIFLSKHNRGSSFGEETLGYRILDLHTSTIKIDAEDTDLRLCFRIISPSKSFTLQAENEADRMDWVNKIKGAIASLFNSHFLQQPNFSATTKNSASHGLRSADANNSSKDMIKLDGQDSVAKILRSIPGNDFCAECGSPEPDWASLNLGILLCIKCSGVHRNFGVHISKVRSLTLDVKVWETTVLDLFHALGNSYCNSLWEGLLQDETVKEVSDGAVPSMSKPCPDDAVSHKEKYIHAKYVEKLFIVRDSESSGSLHAKSIWQSVKNNDLQDVYRLVVTSDMNIVNTIFDEVDGTESYHNFDSNSIDINQNDPANCLQMKDPREPANCLQGCSLLHLACHQGNPVMLELLLQFGADINMRDYHGRTPLHHCISMGNNSLAKFLLKRGARPSIKDGGGLSALERAMEMGAITDEDLFILLAECE, from the exons ATGGCGGCATTCACGAAGCTCGAGGACTCGCCCATGTTCCACAAGCAG ATCTTTTCTCTGGAACAGATGGCGGAGGAGTTGAAAGAGCGCTGCCAGCATTTATACAGAGGCTCCACGAAATTTGT GGCATCTCTTGGAGAAGCATGTAATGCAGACACAACATTCGCAGATTCCTTGGAAGCATTTGGTGGTGGTCAGGATGATCCAGTTAGTGTATCAATAGGAG GTCCTGTCATATCCAAGTTCATATCAGCATTTCACGAGCTTGCTTCTTACAAAGAGCTTTTGCGTTCTCAG GTGGAGCATGTATTGGTTGATCGCTTGACGCACTTTATAAATGTGGATATGCAAGAGGCGAAg GAATCACGACGGCGCTTTGACAAAGCTGGATACTCTTATGATCAG GCCCGTGAAAAGTTTGTATCTTTGAAGAGGAGTACAAGAGGAGACATTGTTGCTGAACTAGAAGAG GATCTACATAACTCTAAATCTGCATTTGAGAGAAGCCGCTTCAATCTA GTGAGTGCGCTCATGAATATTGAAGCGAAAAAGAAGTATGAATTTTTGGAATCTATAAGTGCAATCATGGATGTGCATCTGAGATATTTCAAGCAG GGTTATGAGTTATTGAGTCAATTGGAGCCATTTATCCACCAG GTATTGACATATGCTCAACAATCAAAAGAGATGGCTAATGTGGAACAAGACAGACTTGCAAAAAGGATTCAGGAATTTCGTACCCAAGCTGAATTGGACTCCTTACGCGCTTCAAGTGGTATTGAACCCCCTGATGTTAGCACGAATGCTACTGGTGCAAATTCTTACAGAGACATTGAAACAATCACGACATCTACCAGAGGTGGAGAG GTCCAGACTATCAAGCAGGGATATTTGTTGAAAAGGTCGTCAAGTTTGAGAGGTGATTGGAAAAGGAGATTTTTTGTCCTTGACAACCTTGGGACTTTGTATTACTACAGAAATAAAAGTTCCAAATCAGTG GGCACTCAATCACATCATTCCAGCTTGTCAGCTGAACATAACAGCAGCGTTTTCAGCATATTTCTTTCAAAGCACAATAGAGGTTCATCTTTTGGAGAAGAAACTCTTGGTTACCGTATTCTTGATCTTCATACGTCCACAATAAAGATTGATGCAGAGGACACAGATCTACGACTTTGCTTCAGAATAATTTCTCCATCAAAAAGCTTCACACTGCAG gCTGAAAATGAAGCAGACAGGATGGACTGGGTAAACAAAATCAAGGGAGCAATTGCTTCTCTTTTCAATTCACATTTTCTTCAACAG CCAAATTTTAGTGCAACTACTAAGAACAGTGCTTCTCATGGTTTGAGATCAGCAGACGCAAATAATAGCTCCAAAGATATGATCAAGCTCGATGGACAAGATTCTGTAGCTAAGATTCTAAGGAGTATACCTGGAAATGACTTTTGTGCAGAATGTGGTTCACCTGAACCAGATTGGGCCTCTCTCAACCTTGGTATTTTATTATGCATCAAATGCTCTGGTGTCCACCGCAATTTTGGTGTTCATATCTCCAAG GTTCGATCTCTAACTTTAGATGTCAAAGTGTGGGAAACTACTGTTTTGGATCTATTCCATGCATTGGGCAACAGTTACTGCAACTCTTTATGGGAGGGACTGCTACAAGATGAAACAGTAAA AGAAGTGTCGGATGGTGCTGTCCCCTCAATGAGTAAACCTTGCCCAGATGACGCAGTATCTCATAAGGAGAAGTACATCCACGCTAAG TATGTAGAAAAGCTGTTCATTGTCAGAGACTCTGAATCATCTGGGAGTTTGCATGCCAAGAGTATCTGGCAATCAGTCAAGAACAACGATTTGCAAGATGTATATCGGCTTGTGGTGACATCAGATATGAATATTGTTAATACCATTTTTGATGAAGTCGATGGGACTGAGTCCTATCACAACTTCGATTCAAATTCAATCGACATAAATCAGAATGATCCAGCTAACTGCCTGCAAATGAAAGATCCCAGAGAACCAGCAAATTGTCTTCAAGGTTGTTCGCTATTGCATTTGGCATGTCATCAAGGCAATCCAGTGATGCTTGAGTTGCTGCTGCAATTTGGTGCTGATATAAATATGCGAGATTACCATGGAAGGACTCCTTTGCACCACTGCATATCCATGGGAAACAACTCATTAGCAAAGTTTCTTCTCAAAAG AGGAGCACGGCCATCTATCAAGGATGGCGGGGGACTCAGTGCCCTGGAAAGAGCAATGGAGATGGGAGCAATTACTGATGAGGACTTATTCATTTTGCTCGCTGAATGCGAGTGA
- the LOC104421579 gene encoding ADP-ribosylation factor GTPase-activating protein AGD4 isoform X2 — protein MAAFTKLEDSPMFHKQIFSLEQMAEELKERCQHLYRGSTKFVASLGEACNADTTFADSLEAFGGGQDDPVSVSIGGPVISKFISAFHELASYKELLRSQVEHVLVDRLTHFINVDMQEAKESRRRFDKAGYSYDQAREKFVSLKRSTRGDIVAELEEDLHNSKSAFERSRFNLVSALMNIEAKKKYEFLESISAIMDVHLRYFKQGYELLSQLEPFIHQVLTYAQQSKEMANVEQDRLAKRIQEFRTQAELDSLRASSGIEPPDVSTNATGANSYRDIETITTSTRGGETIKQGYLLKRSSSLRGDWKRRFFVLDNLGTLYYYRNKSSKSVGTQSHHSSLSAEHNSSVFSIFLSKHNRGSSFGEETLGYRILDLHTSTIKIDAEDTDLRLCFRIISPSKSFTLQAENEADRMDWVNKIKGAIASLFNSHFLQQPNFSATTKNSASHGLRSADANNSSKDMIKLDGQDSVAKILRSIPGNDFCAECGSPEPDWASLNLGILLCIKCSGVHRNFGVHISKVRSLTLDVKVWETTVLDLFHALGNSYCNSLWEGLLQDETVKEVSDGAVPSMSKPCPDDAVSHKEKYIHAKYVEKLFIVRDSESSGSLHAKSIWQSVKNNDLQDVYRLVVTSDMNIVNTIFDEVDGTESYHNFDSNSIDINQNDPANCLQMKDPREPANCLQGCSLLHLACHQGNPVMLELLLQFGADINMRDYHGRTPLHHCISMGNNSLAKFLLKRGARPSIKDGGGLSALERAMEMGAITDEDLFILLAECE, from the exons ATGGCGGCATTCACGAAGCTCGAGGACTCGCCCATGTTCCACAAGCAG ATCTTTTCTCTGGAACAGATGGCGGAGGAGTTGAAAGAGCGCTGCCAGCATTTATACAGAGGCTCCACGAAATTTGT GGCATCTCTTGGAGAAGCATGTAATGCAGACACAACATTCGCAGATTCCTTGGAAGCATTTGGTGGTGGTCAGGATGATCCAGTTAGTGTATCAATAGGAG GTCCTGTCATATCCAAGTTCATATCAGCATTTCACGAGCTTGCTTCTTACAAAGAGCTTTTGCGTTCTCAG GTGGAGCATGTATTGGTTGATCGCTTGACGCACTTTATAAATGTGGATATGCAAGAGGCGAAg GAATCACGACGGCGCTTTGACAAAGCTGGATACTCTTATGATCAG GCCCGTGAAAAGTTTGTATCTTTGAAGAGGAGTACAAGAGGAGACATTGTTGCTGAACTAGAAGAG GATCTACATAACTCTAAATCTGCATTTGAGAGAAGCCGCTTCAATCTA GTGAGTGCGCTCATGAATATTGAAGCGAAAAAGAAGTATGAATTTTTGGAATCTATAAGTGCAATCATGGATGTGCATCTGAGATATTTCAAGCAG GGTTATGAGTTATTGAGTCAATTGGAGCCATTTATCCACCAG GTATTGACATATGCTCAACAATCAAAAGAGATGGCTAATGTGGAACAAGACAGACTTGCAAAAAGGATTCAGGAATTTCGTACCCAAGCTGAATTGGACTCCTTACGCGCTTCAAGTGGTATTGAACCCCCTGATGTTAGCACGAATGCTACTGGTGCAAATTCTTACAGAGACATTGAAACAATCACGACATCTACCAGAGGTGGAGAG ACTATCAAGCAGGGATATTTGTTGAAAAGGTCGTCAAGTTTGAGAGGTGATTGGAAAAGGAGATTTTTTGTCCTTGACAACCTTGGGACTTTGTATTACTACAGAAATAAAAGTTCCAAATCAGTG GGCACTCAATCACATCATTCCAGCTTGTCAGCTGAACATAACAGCAGCGTTTTCAGCATATTTCTTTCAAAGCACAATAGAGGTTCATCTTTTGGAGAAGAAACTCTTGGTTACCGTATTCTTGATCTTCATACGTCCACAATAAAGATTGATGCAGAGGACACAGATCTACGACTTTGCTTCAGAATAATTTCTCCATCAAAAAGCTTCACACTGCAG gCTGAAAATGAAGCAGACAGGATGGACTGGGTAAACAAAATCAAGGGAGCAATTGCTTCTCTTTTCAATTCACATTTTCTTCAACAG CCAAATTTTAGTGCAACTACTAAGAACAGTGCTTCTCATGGTTTGAGATCAGCAGACGCAAATAATAGCTCCAAAGATATGATCAAGCTCGATGGACAAGATTCTGTAGCTAAGATTCTAAGGAGTATACCTGGAAATGACTTTTGTGCAGAATGTGGTTCACCTGAACCAGATTGGGCCTCTCTCAACCTTGGTATTTTATTATGCATCAAATGCTCTGGTGTCCACCGCAATTTTGGTGTTCATATCTCCAAG GTTCGATCTCTAACTTTAGATGTCAAAGTGTGGGAAACTACTGTTTTGGATCTATTCCATGCATTGGGCAACAGTTACTGCAACTCTTTATGGGAGGGACTGCTACAAGATGAAACAGTAAA AGAAGTGTCGGATGGTGCTGTCCCCTCAATGAGTAAACCTTGCCCAGATGACGCAGTATCTCATAAGGAGAAGTACATCCACGCTAAG TATGTAGAAAAGCTGTTCATTGTCAGAGACTCTGAATCATCTGGGAGTTTGCATGCCAAGAGTATCTGGCAATCAGTCAAGAACAACGATTTGCAAGATGTATATCGGCTTGTGGTGACATCAGATATGAATATTGTTAATACCATTTTTGATGAAGTCGATGGGACTGAGTCCTATCACAACTTCGATTCAAATTCAATCGACATAAATCAGAATGATCCAGCTAACTGCCTGCAAATGAAAGATCCCAGAGAACCAGCAAATTGTCTTCAAGGTTGTTCGCTATTGCATTTGGCATGTCATCAAGGCAATCCAGTGATGCTTGAGTTGCTGCTGCAATTTGGTGCTGATATAAATATGCGAGATTACCATGGAAGGACTCCTTTGCACCACTGCATATCCATGGGAAACAACTCATTAGCAAAGTTTCTTCTCAAAAG AGGAGCACGGCCATCTATCAAGGATGGCGGGGGACTCAGTGCCCTGGAAAGAGCAATGGAGATGGGAGCAATTACTGATGAGGACTTATTCATTTTGCTCGCTGAATGCGAGTGA
- the LOC104421579 gene encoding ADP-ribosylation factor GTPase-activating protein AGD4 isoform X3, producing the protein MQVSALMNIEAKKKYEFLESISAIMDVHLRYFKQGYELLSQLEPFIHQVLTYAQQSKEMANVEQDRLAKRIQEFRTQAELDSLRASSGIEPPDVSTNATGANSYRDIETITTSTRGGETIKQGYLLKRSSSLRGDWKRRFFVLDNLGTLYYYRNKSSKSVGTQSHHSSLSAEHNSSVFSIFLSKHNRGSSFGEETLGYRILDLHTSTIKIDAEDTDLRLCFRIISPSKSFTLQAENEADRMDWVNKIKGAIASLFNSHFLQQPNFSATTKNSASHGLRSADANNSSKDMIKLDGQDSVAKILRSIPGNDFCAECGSPEPDWASLNLGILLCIKCSGVHRNFGVHISKVRSLTLDVKVWETTVLDLFHALGNSYCNSLWEGLLQDETVKEVSDGAVPSMSKPCPDDAVSHKEKYIHAKYVEKLFIVRDSESSGSLHAKSIWQSVKNNDLQDVYRLVVTSDMNIVNTIFDEVDGTESYHNFDSNSIDINQNDPANCLQMKDPREPANCLQGCSLLHLACHQGNPVMLELLLQFGADINMRDYHGRTPLHHCISMGNNSLAKFLLKRGARPSIKDGGGLSALERAMEMGAITDEDLFILLAECE; encoded by the exons ATGCAGGTGAGTGCGCTCATGAATATTGAAGCGAAAAAGAAGTATGAATTTTTGGAATCTATAAGTGCAATCATGGATGTGCATCTGAGATATTTCAAGCAG GGTTATGAGTTATTGAGTCAATTGGAGCCATTTATCCACCAG GTATTGACATATGCTCAACAATCAAAAGAGATGGCTAATGTGGAACAAGACAGACTTGCAAAAAGGATTCAGGAATTTCGTACCCAAGCTGAATTGGACTCCTTACGCGCTTCAAGTGGTATTGAACCCCCTGATGTTAGCACGAATGCTACTGGTGCAAATTCTTACAGAGACATTGAAACAATCACGACATCTACCAGAGGTGGAGAG ACTATCAAGCAGGGATATTTGTTGAAAAGGTCGTCAAGTTTGAGAGGTGATTGGAAAAGGAGATTTTTTGTCCTTGACAACCTTGGGACTTTGTATTACTACAGAAATAAAAGTTCCAAATCAGTG GGCACTCAATCACATCATTCCAGCTTGTCAGCTGAACATAACAGCAGCGTTTTCAGCATATTTCTTTCAAAGCACAATAGAGGTTCATCTTTTGGAGAAGAAACTCTTGGTTACCGTATTCTTGATCTTCATACGTCCACAATAAAGATTGATGCAGAGGACACAGATCTACGACTTTGCTTCAGAATAATTTCTCCATCAAAAAGCTTCACACTGCAG gCTGAAAATGAAGCAGACAGGATGGACTGGGTAAACAAAATCAAGGGAGCAATTGCTTCTCTTTTCAATTCACATTTTCTTCAACAG CCAAATTTTAGTGCAACTACTAAGAACAGTGCTTCTCATGGTTTGAGATCAGCAGACGCAAATAATAGCTCCAAAGATATGATCAAGCTCGATGGACAAGATTCTGTAGCTAAGATTCTAAGGAGTATACCTGGAAATGACTTTTGTGCAGAATGTGGTTCACCTGAACCAGATTGGGCCTCTCTCAACCTTGGTATTTTATTATGCATCAAATGCTCTGGTGTCCACCGCAATTTTGGTGTTCATATCTCCAAG GTTCGATCTCTAACTTTAGATGTCAAAGTGTGGGAAACTACTGTTTTGGATCTATTCCATGCATTGGGCAACAGTTACTGCAACTCTTTATGGGAGGGACTGCTACAAGATGAAACAGTAAA AGAAGTGTCGGATGGTGCTGTCCCCTCAATGAGTAAACCTTGCCCAGATGACGCAGTATCTCATAAGGAGAAGTACATCCACGCTAAG TATGTAGAAAAGCTGTTCATTGTCAGAGACTCTGAATCATCTGGGAGTTTGCATGCCAAGAGTATCTGGCAATCAGTCAAGAACAACGATTTGCAAGATGTATATCGGCTTGTGGTGACATCAGATATGAATATTGTTAATACCATTTTTGATGAAGTCGATGGGACTGAGTCCTATCACAACTTCGATTCAAATTCAATCGACATAAATCAGAATGATCCAGCTAACTGCCTGCAAATGAAAGATCCCAGAGAACCAGCAAATTGTCTTCAAGGTTGTTCGCTATTGCATTTGGCATGTCATCAAGGCAATCCAGTGATGCTTGAGTTGCTGCTGCAATTTGGTGCTGATATAAATATGCGAGATTACCATGGAAGGACTCCTTTGCACCACTGCATATCCATGGGAAACAACTCATTAGCAAAGTTTCTTCTCAAAAG AGGAGCACGGCCATCTATCAAGGATGGCGGGGGACTCAGTGCCCTGGAAAGAGCAATGGAGATGGGAGCAATTACTGATGAGGACTTATTCATTTTGCTCGCTGAATGCGAGTGA